In the genome of Bradyrhizobium ottawaense, the window GGCTGATCGACTGGCTCAATTCGGCCGGGATCGCCAAGTTCGAGACGGATACCGGCCTTGTCGGCGGCTCCGCCTATGACGCGCACAAGGTGTCGATCTCCGAGGGCGACATGGCCAAGGCGCTTGCCGCCGATGCCATCATCTTCGGCGCGGTCGGCGGTCCGAAGTGGGACGCGGTGCCCTACGAGGTGCGCCCGGAAGCCGGCCTGCTGCGCCTGCGCAAGGATCTGGCCTTGTTCGCCAACCTGCGTCCCGCCGTGTGCTACCCGGCGCTGGCGGAAGCCTCCAGCCTGAAGCGCGAGGCCGTCGAAGGCCTCGACATCATGATCGTGCGCGAGCTCACCGGCGGCGTCTATTTCGGCGAGCCCAAGACCATCACCGACCTCGGCAACGGCCAGAAGCGCGCCGTCGATACCCAGGTCTACGACACCTATGAGATCGAGCGCATCGGCCGCGTCGCCTTCGAGCTTGCCAGGAAGCGCAAGAACAAGGTGACGTCGATGGAGAAGCGCAACGTCATGAAGTCGGGCGTGCTCTGGAACGAGGTCATGACCCAGGTCCACAAGCGCGAATACCCTGATGTCACGCTCGAGCACCAGCTCGCCGATTCCGGCGGCATGATGCTGGTGAAATGGCCGAAGCAGTTCGACGTCATCGTCACCGACAACCTGTTCGGCGACATGCTGTCCGACATCGCGGCGATGCTGACGGGCTCGCTCGGCATGCTGCCTTCGGCTTCGCTCGGTGAGGTCGATGTGAAGAGCAAGAAGCGCAAGGCGCTGTACGAGCCCGTGCACGGCTCGGCGCCCGATATCGCAGGCCAGGGCCTCGCCAATCCGATTGCGATGATCTCGTCGTTCGGCATGGCGCTGCGCTACTCCTTCGACATGGGCGCGCTCGCCGACAAGGTCGACGCCGCGATCGCCGCGGTGCTCGCCAGTGGCCTG includes:
- the leuB gene encoding 3-isopropylmalate dehydrogenase, which codes for MATHKLLLLPGDGIGPEVMGEVKRLIDWLNSAGIAKFETDTGLVGGSAYDAHKVSISEGDMAKALAADAIIFGAVGGPKWDAVPYEVRPEAGLLRLRKDLALFANLRPAVCYPALAEASSLKREAVEGLDIMIVRELTGGVYFGEPKTITDLGNGQKRAVDTQVYDTYEIERIGRVAFELARKRKNKVTSMEKRNVMKSGVLWNEVMTQVHKREYPDVTLEHQLADSGGMMLVKWPKQFDVIVTDNLFGDMLSDIAAMLTGSLGMLPSASLGEVDVKSKKRKALYEPVHGSAPDIAGQGLANPIAMISSFGMALRYSFDMGALADKVDAAIAAVLASGLRTADIKSEGTTAASTTQMGEAILKELQKLHA